From the Periophthalmus magnuspinnatus isolate fPerMag1 chromosome 1, fPerMag1.2.pri, whole genome shotgun sequence genome, one window contains:
- the c1h6orf120 gene encoding UPF0669 protein C6orf120 homolog: MMPAQCPVAILFLLLLSLPLSLSFLSSSDDQETVPEEWVLLHVVQGQIGAGNYSYLRLNHDGKIILHMRSLRGDADLYVSDKTLRPSFDTYKLQSATCGQDIVVVPGDFARPVGIGIYGHPSYQESEFEMRVFLDDTVPQDPFEDSTLENEQNLKKTHATSSDDFQEEESIFWTILIGLLKLIVEILV; the protein is encoded by the coding sequence ATGATGCCGGCTCAGTGCCCTGTGgccatcctcttcctcctcctcctctctctgcccctctctctctccttcctcagcTCATCTGATGACCAGGAAACGGTGCCTGAAGAATGGGTCCTGCTCCACGTAGTCCAAGGCCAAATCGGGGCCGGAAACTACAGCTACCTTCGTCTCAACCATGATGGGAAAATTATTCTCCACATGCGCAGTCTTCGCGGGGATGCTGACCTCTACGTTTCGGATAAAACTCTTCGCCCAAGTTTTGACACGTACAAGCTGCAATCGGCAACATGTGGGCAAGATATTGTCGTGGTACCTGGGGATTTTGCCAGACCGGTTGGAATTGGCATTTACGGACATCCCTCGTACCAAGAAAGTGAGTTTGAAATGAGGGTGTTTTTGGATGATACAGTGCCTCAAGATCCATTCGAAGATAGCACCTTGGAAAACgaacaaaatctgaaaaaaacacacgCAACTTCATCAGACGATTTTCAAGAAGAGGAGTCGATATTCTGGACAATACTCATAGGACTTCTTAAGTTAATTGTGGAAATTCTAGTTTGA
- the mrpl21 gene encoding 39S ribosomal protein L21, mitochondrial has translation MALSRVCPRLWRACSASFSLHSSLLSSSVRLQSSVSSTPAPARPLVPRTSLSEPPWASAPSPVSLEEERVQHAAVVTAVNDIISGQDFGRLFAVVHFAGRQWKVTDEDLILVENHIEAECGDRIRLEKVLMVGAQDFSLVGRPLLTKELVCVEATVIEKTESRPKVHMVFIRRKRFQRKRIIVQPQTVLRINSIRLAPALT, from the exons ATGGCGCTGAGCAGAGTGTGCCCAAGGCTCTGGAGGGCATGTAGTGCATCTTTCTCCCttcactcttctctcctctcctcctctgttcgcCTCCAGAGCTCCGTCAGCAGCACACCAGCTCCCGCTCGGCCTCTTGTACCGAGGACCTCTCTCTCTGAGCCACCATGGGCCTCAGCTCCGAGCCCTGTGTcactggaggaggagcgggTACAGCACGCCGCAGTGGTGACCGCCGTGAACGACATCATCTCCGGACAAGACTTTGGAAGACTGTTCGCCGTGGTGCACTTCGCTGGCCGACAGTGGAAG GTGACAGACGAGGACCTCATTTTGGTGGAGAATCACATAGAGGCAGAGTGTGGAGATCGCATTAGGCTGGAGAAGGTGCTGATGGTGGGGGCTCAGGACTTCTCTCTGGTGGGGCGTCCCCTGCTGACGAAGGAGCTGGTCTGCGTCGAGGCCACGGTCATCGAGAAGACCGAGTCCAGACCCAAAGTCCACATGGTTTTCATCAGACGCAAAAGGTTTCAGAGGAAGAGGATCATAGTCCAACCACAAACTGTGCTTAGGATCAACAGCATCAGACTGGCCCCCGCGCTCACGTGA